The proteins below come from a single Gimesia alba genomic window:
- a CDS encoding LexA family protein, with translation MNQYLTKREQQILDYITRQIDHTGIAPSIQEIATEFEIPSLIRVTRYLNGLEGKGWIFCNSDQPGGITLIENVRNYRLSVCGDVEEDRVAFKKQL, from the coding sequence ATGAACCAGTATCTAACCAAACGTGAACAACAAATTCTTGATTATATTACGCGACAGATTGATCACACGGGCATCGCCCCTTCCATACAAGAAATCGCCACAGAGTTTGAAATCCCTTCGTTAATCAGAGTCACGCGCTATCTGAATGGCCTTGAAGGCAAAGGCTGGATTTTCTGCAATTCTGACCAGCCAGGCGGGATCACGCTCATAGAAAATGTACGCAACTATCGACTCTCTGTTTGTGGTGATGTGGAAGAAGACCGTGTGGCCTTCAAGAAACAACTCTAA
- a CDS encoding DUF1501 domain-containing protein, which translates to MLRLEDQSIQLCDRMPRRSFMQIGGLAMGGLSLPQVLRAQEQSGKKSSHKAVIMIFLAGGPPHQDMFDLKPNAPDEIRGEFKPINTNVPGIQISELMPRVASMMDKFSIIRSLVGAEGRHDSFECCTGHHFRSAQPQGGWPALGSALSKVKGPVNPTVPPYIDLSHTMAHNPWNIKGPGFLGLEHAPFRPDGRVMENMTLNSISNTRLYERSNLLNNLDRFRRVSETGLTDGTYDGYTKQALEVLSSSRLVEALDLEKEDPKIRARYGKDSPKVLNYSLDKGYQAIMSRFLLARRAVEAGARCVTCSFAHFDWHGDNFGHARKVVPLLDQGVAALIEDLHERGMDKDVTVLVWGEFGRTPKINKNAGRDHWPHVHAALMAGGGMKTGQVIGSTNRLGEEAVDRPVHMQEVFATLYHNLGIDVASTTIEDNNGRPQYLIDEQTPIRELV; encoded by the coding sequence ATGCTCAGGCTAGAAGATCAATCGATTCAACTTTGTGACAGGATGCCCCGACGCTCTTTTATGCAGATTGGTGGCCTGGCAATGGGTGGGCTCTCACTTCCTCAGGTCTTGCGTGCACAGGAACAGAGCGGGAAAAAATCATCGCATAAAGCCGTCATCATGATCTTCCTTGCTGGAGGTCCACCGCATCAGGATATGTTTGACCTGAAACCCAATGCGCCCGATGAAATCCGAGGCGAATTCAAACCGATCAACACCAACGTGCCTGGGATTCAAATCAGTGAGCTCATGCCGCGCGTGGCCAGCATGATGGATAAGTTTTCAATCATTCGCTCTCTGGTCGGCGCGGAAGGCCGCCACGATTCGTTTGAATGCTGCACCGGACATCATTTTCGCAGCGCCCAACCACAGGGAGGCTGGCCTGCCCTCGGTTCGGCACTTTCCAAAGTCAAAGGTCCCGTGAATCCAACAGTTCCACCCTATATCGATTTGTCGCATACCATGGCGCACAATCCCTGGAACATTAAAGGCCCCGGTTTTCTGGGACTGGAACATGCGCCCTTTCGCCCCGATGGTCGTGTGATGGAAAACATGACCCTCAATTCCATTTCCAATACGCGATTATATGAACGGTCCAATCTGTTAAACAATCTGGACCGTTTTCGTAGAGTCTCTGAGACGGGACTGACAGACGGTACTTACGACGGATACACGAAGCAGGCATTAGAAGTACTCTCCTCATCCCGACTGGTGGAAGCCCTCGATCTGGAAAAAGAAGATCCCAAAATCCGCGCACGTTACGGGAAGGACAGCCCCAAGGTCTTAAACTACTCGCTCGATAAAGGTTATCAGGCGATTATGTCCCGCTTCCTGTTAGCACGCCGCGCTGTGGAAGCAGGTGCCCGCTGTGTCACATGCAGCTTCGCTCATTTTGACTGGCACGGGGATAACTTTGGTCATGCTCGAAAAGTCGTCCCCCTGCTTGACCAGGGTGTCGCCGCACTGATAGAAGACCTGCATGAACGAGGCATGGACAAGGACGTCACGGTTCTGGTCTGGGGCGAATTTGGACGGACACCCAAGATTAATAAAAATGCTGGCCGCGACCATTGGCCGCACGTGCATGCTGCACTCATGGCAGGCGGCGGAATGAAAACAGGCCAAGTCATCGGATCCACCAACCGCCTGGGAGAAGAAGCCGTTGATCGCCCTGTCCATATGCAAGAAGTCTTTGCCACCCTGTATCATAATCTGGGCATCGATGTCGCATCCACAACGATCGAAGACAACAACGGCCGCCCTCAATACCTGATCGATGAGCAAACACCGATTCGTGAACTGGTGTAA
- a CDS encoding hybrid sensor histidine kinase/response regulator codes for MIQSALSDTIDETIPGKYDRCKNHDVVISPGGTILIIEDSNTQARIIEESLKDLPLQIHCTSSGHEALEWLKVNKAVLLLLDYELPDMKGIEVIDELARQGQYLEFLVMTARGSETVAVQMMKRGAVDYLIKDDTFTSLLPTIVERALKKIKSEQILEIAQNALKQAEKRTRLIIDSAADGFISMWDDGTILDWNKAAERIFGWSYKDAIENNLIDKMMPEKHREAFKERLFELRNDDHSLSQNKLIEATALNKAGQEFPIEISASIASEGEPCVLNAFIRDISNRHMLESQLIQSEKLASLGQLAAGVAHEINNPVGFVKSNVGTLCEYVEIFTQLISLYEELSQAVRAGEKSQQDQLLKQIQTIREEEDLADILEDVKELLTESTDGLIRVTEIVQNLKSFARLDEASVKEANINDGITATMKVVWNELKYKSEIVTDLGEIPDIRCSPGQLNQVFMNLLVNAAQAIPERGTISIKTEATDSEIIISISDTGVGIPEQELSQIFTPFYTTKPVGQGTGLGLSIIYGIIQKHNGNISVESEVGVGTIFTIRLPLEGMSA; via the coding sequence ATGATTCAGAGTGCGTTGTCTGATACAATCGACGAGACCATTCCAGGAAAATACGACCGATGTAAAAATCATGACGTCGTCATTAGTCCGGGTGGTACCATTCTGATTATCGAAGACAGCAATACGCAAGCGCGTATCATCGAAGAGTCTTTGAAAGATCTTCCGCTCCAAATCCACTGCACGAGTTCTGGCCACGAAGCTTTAGAATGGCTGAAAGTCAATAAAGCCGTCCTGTTACTCCTTGATTACGAATTGCCTGATATGAAAGGCATCGAGGTCATTGATGAACTCGCCCGGCAGGGACAATACCTTGAATTCCTGGTGATGACAGCTCGTGGAAGTGAAACCGTCGCCGTACAAATGATGAAACGCGGTGCCGTCGATTATCTGATCAAAGATGATACTTTCACCAGTCTGCTCCCCACAATTGTCGAACGTGCATTAAAGAAAATTAAATCAGAGCAGATTCTTGAAATAGCCCAAAACGCGTTAAAACAAGCTGAGAAAAGAACGCGTTTGATCATCGACTCTGCCGCTGATGGTTTCATTTCCATGTGGGATGATGGCACAATTCTGGACTGGAATAAAGCAGCAGAACGGATCTTTGGCTGGAGCTATAAAGACGCCATTGAAAATAATCTCATCGACAAGATGATGCCGGAAAAACATCGTGAGGCGTTTAAAGAAAGGTTATTTGAGCTGAGAAACGATGATCACAGTCTATCTCAGAACAAATTAATTGAAGCGACAGCACTCAACAAAGCTGGACAGGAATTTCCGATTGAAATATCCGCATCTATTGCCTCAGAAGGCGAACCCTGCGTATTGAATGCGTTTATCCGCGATATCTCCAACCGTCATATGCTGGAATCTCAGTTAATTCAGTCAGAAAAGCTGGCTTCTCTCGGACAACTCGCCGCCGGTGTTGCGCATGAGATTAACAATCCTGTCGGATTCGTAAAAAGTAATGTCGGTACACTCTGTGAATATGTGGAAATTTTCACGCAGTTAATAAGTCTCTACGAAGAACTGTCACAGGCAGTCCGCGCTGGAGAGAAATCACAACAGGATCAGTTATTAAAGCAGATCCAGACGATTCGTGAAGAAGAAGACCTCGCCGATATTTTAGAAGATGTCAAGGAATTACTGACCGAATCAACGGATGGTCTGATCCGTGTCACCGAAATTGTCCAAAATCTGAAAAGCTTTGCCCGGCTCGACGAAGCCAGCGTCAAAGAAGCAAATATCAATGATGGCATCACAGCCACCATGAAAGTTGTCTGGAACGAGTTGAAATACAAAAGTGAAATCGTAACGGATCTGGGAGAGATCCCCGACATTCGTTGTTCACCCGGGCAACTGAATCAGGTCTTTATGAATTTACTAGTCAATGCAGCCCAGGCCATTCCTGAGCGCGGGACGATTTCAATCAAGACTGAAGCAACGGATTCAGAAATCATCATCAGCATCTCCGATACGGGAGTGGGCATTCCTGAACAGGAACTTTCACAGATCTTTACCCCCTTCTACACAACCAAGCCGGTAGGACAGGGAACAGGACTGGGGCTCTCCATCATTTATGGCATCATTCAAAAACACAACGGGAATATTTCCGTCGAGAGTGAAGTCGGAGTCGGAACGATATTCACCATTCGATTGCCACTGGAAGGGATGAGTGCATGA
- a CDS encoding response regulator — MNQKTILCVDDEINVLRSLKRLLRNEDYQLITANGGEEGLAVLAEEEVSVVLSDQRMPGMTGTEFLSIVKEKYPECVRVVLSGYADAATILDSINKGAIYRFLTKPWNDEEIRVTIRQCLSQYELLQENRNLTEEIKLQNVELNRLNQQLEDLVGKSTQSLHFSQEVLAKIPIPVVGISAESIVVLANEAVDKMYPTLREVHLGSDIKDIFSSEIIETVTNCLSGSKQSETVPLTIENKQIRIHCKKLMDGDHLRGCVLSMEESYG; from the coding sequence ATGAATCAGAAAACCATCCTTTGCGTCGATGACGAAATCAATGTGCTTCGATCTCTAAAACGATTATTGAGAAATGAAGACTATCAACTAATTACCGCTAACGGTGGTGAAGAAGGACTTGCTGTACTTGCAGAGGAAGAAGTCAGCGTGGTCCTATCGGACCAGAGAATGCCGGGTATGACGGGTACTGAGTTCCTTTCGATCGTAAAAGAGAAATACCCGGAATGTGTCCGCGTGGTCCTTTCCGGATATGCCGATGCAGCCACGATCCTGGATTCCATCAACAAAGGTGCCATTTACCGCTTTTTAACAAAACCCTGGAATGACGAGGAAATCCGAGTCACCATTCGGCAGTGTCTGAGTCAGTATGAACTGCTGCAGGAAAATCGAAACCTGACTGAAGAAATCAAACTGCAAAACGTCGAGCTGAATCGACTCAATCAACAATTAGAAGACCTGGTCGGAAAAAGCACACAATCATTACACTTCTCACAGGAGGTACTTGCCAAAATCCCTATTCCAGTAGTCGGAATCAGTGCGGAAAGTATCGTCGTTTTAGCAAATGAAGCCGTCGACAAGATGTACCCCACGCTACGCGAAGTCCATCTCGGCTCGGACATCAAAGACATCTTTTCCAGTGAAATCATCGAAACTGTAACGAATTGTTTATCGGGTAGTAAGCAATCAGAAACTGTTCCTCTGACAATCGAAAATAAACAAATCAGAATTCACTGTAAAAAATTAATGGACGGAGACCATTTGCGAGGATGCGTTCTCTCGATGGAAGAATCATATGGATGA
- a CDS encoding HDOD domain-containing protein yields the protein MDESKLDDILNMVRSVPTLPEVAQELSRLAGDPTASAQDMAHVAEADSGLAAQILRVVNSSFFGFSRQISTIPQAIVVLGTHGVRNIALGLTVSTLRPKIETHSQYFDVDDFWRHSLSVAIGARQLARELVICDPEEAFLAGLLHDIGKLILIESSTEQYQELITAAHSTNQPLHTLEENQLGFNHTDVGFALCERWKIPESVSHTVQNHHRWNCETPIATEQNQLLFLVNTANNLAKVSGIGFSGNACVTPFCMQTSFSYRSLSEALQKTLEILPSEVAHTEHLFNITSQSNYASLSESGNICVGVCVQNPDLYKIISLLLLSQGIVPVTQQEQMPAETEMIAVLTDSELNLDSLPERWSRYIIAYHHFENSDHQQSQPEKSFEIDVEQLRIWLNEQLPAFTTEELV from the coding sequence ATGGATGAATCAAAGCTGGATGACATTTTAAACATGGTACGCTCAGTGCCGACGCTGCCTGAAGTCGCTCAGGAATTGAGTCGGCTGGCAGGCGACCCCACGGCCTCTGCACAAGACATGGCACATGTCGCTGAAGCAGATTCAGGACTCGCTGCGCAAATTTTGCGTGTGGTCAACTCATCATTTTTCGGGTTCTCACGACAAATCAGCACGATCCCGCAGGCAATCGTGGTGTTAGGGACTCACGGCGTTCGCAACATCGCATTAGGTTTGACTGTATCTACGCTCAGACCCAAAATCGAAACGCATTCACAATATTTTGATGTGGACGATTTCTGGAGACACTCTCTTTCCGTTGCAATCGGTGCGCGGCAACTTGCCAGAGAACTTGTGATTTGCGATCCGGAAGAAGCCTTTCTCGCAGGACTGTTGCATGATATTGGCAAATTGATTCTGATTGAATCGAGCACAGAACAGTATCAGGAATTAATCACCGCTGCTCATTCGACCAACCAACCTCTGCACACTCTAGAAGAAAACCAACTTGGATTTAATCATACAGACGTTGGCTTTGCGCTCTGCGAACGGTGGAAAATCCCAGAATCAGTCTCTCACACTGTCCAAAACCACCACCGCTGGAATTGCGAAACACCCATTGCTACGGAACAGAACCAACTACTGTTCCTGGTAAACACCGCCAATAATTTAGCGAAAGTTTCAGGCATCGGATTCAGTGGAAATGCCTGTGTGACTCCGTTTTGCATGCAGACTTCATTCTCATACCGATCACTTTCTGAAGCACTTCAAAAAACACTGGAAATACTACCCTCAGAAGTGGCACATACAGAGCACTTGTTTAACATCACGTCGCAATCTAATTATGCCAGCCTTTCTGAATCAGGAAACATCTGTGTCGGTGTGTGCGTGCAAAACCCGGATCTTTACAAAATTATCAGTTTATTATTGCTCAGCCAGGGAATTGTACCAGTAACACAGCAGGAGCAAATGCCGGCAGAAACAGAAATGATCGCCGTCCTGACAGACTCGGAATTGAATTTAGATTCACTTCCTGAGAGATGGTCTCGGTATATTATCGCGTATCATCATTTTGAGAATTCAGACCACCAGCAATCACAGCCAGAAAAATCCTTTGAAATTGATGTCGAACAACTCCGTATCTGGCTCAATGAGCAACTCCCCGCTTTCACGACGGAGGAATTAGTCTAA
- a CDS encoding HD domain-containing phosphohydrolase, producing the protein MNPKVIFIDDEPQILKAFVRLFRKDEIDLFTTSSPEEVCELVQTESFALIVSDQRMPEMEGTKLLERVRDLSPATIRIILTGYADKDAAIEAINQGSVYRFLTKPWNDDELRNEVKRAIDEYTLRQENRRLQELTLSQNEELRDLNQNLELKVKERTEKVTLLNQQLKQGFIGSIRAMAQLGEMHSSDLGEHAKRVTVMTGQIAKQLGCNLDELFQINSAALLHDIGKIELPANLLSKPYDKLIPSEQRQVQNHVLLGEKIAQMVPSLEKAAVLIRHHHEHFNGSGYPDRLKGEEIPLGSRIICVADYYDHLQTSRTSSQQKSPDSILESMGRLTGTWFDPKVVSALHQYLFPEEQQSVLLKYFKDRTADNPRQEPITQTQQSEPVQQQSRESHPLNEDVDVTVEQDRRVRPYELKLGMTLSRDLFSNNGGLLLPRGTVLSPKQLESLKSLSLANPISDRIFVEPEMTTDETISVPAETPLNTPVHV; encoded by the coding sequence ATGAATCCAAAAGTAATCTTTATCGACGATGAACCTCAGATTCTAAAAGCATTCGTACGCCTGTTTCGGAAAGATGAGATTGATCTCTTTACAACTTCGTCTCCCGAAGAAGTCTGTGAGTTGGTGCAGACAGAATCCTTTGCATTAATTGTCTCAGATCAACGCATGCCTGAAATGGAAGGGACAAAATTGCTGGAGCGCGTCAGGGATCTCTCCCCGGCAACCATCCGTATTATTCTGACCGGTTATGCAGACAAAGACGCTGCTATCGAAGCCATCAACCAGGGCTCCGTCTACCGTTTTTTGACAAAACCCTGGAATGATGATGAATTACGAAATGAAGTCAAGCGGGCCATCGACGAATACACCCTACGACAGGAGAATCGCAGACTTCAGGAATTAACCCTTTCGCAAAATGAAGAACTGCGTGACTTAAACCAAAATCTGGAATTAAAAGTTAAAGAGCGAACTGAGAAAGTCACACTCCTGAACCAGCAGTTAAAACAGGGATTCATCGGTTCCATTCGCGCAATGGCCCAACTGGGTGAAATGCACAGCTCTGATCTGGGGGAACACGCCAAACGCGTCACCGTCATGACCGGTCAGATTGCAAAGCAACTCGGCTGCAATCTCGATGAATTGTTTCAAATCAACTCGGCCGCCTTACTGCACGACATCGGTAAAATCGAGTTACCTGCAAATCTATTATCAAAGCCTTACGATAAATTAATTCCATCCGAGCAACGTCAGGTACAAAACCATGTTCTATTAGGTGAAAAGATCGCACAAATGGTTCCCAGCTTAGAAAAGGCAGCAGTCCTGATCCGCCATCACCATGAACACTTTAATGGTTCTGGTTACCCAGATCGTTTAAAAGGCGAGGAAATACCGCTGGGGTCACGTATCATTTGTGTAGCCGACTATTACGATCATTTACAAACCAGCCGCACCAGTTCACAACAAAAGTCTCCTGACTCAATACTGGAATCAATGGGGAGACTGACGGGAACCTGGTTTGACCCGAAAGTTGTTTCCGCGTTACATCAGTACCTGTTCCCCGAGGAACAGCAAAGCGTCCTGCTGAAATACTTCAAAGATCGGACTGCAGATAACCCGCGTCAGGAACCAATTACACAAACACAACAATCAGAACCAGTGCAGCAACAATCCAGAGAGAGTCATCCGCTCAATGAAGACGTGGATGTCACCGTAGAACAAGATCGTCGCGTGCGTCCTTATGAATTAAAACTGGGAATGACGCTCTCGCGAGATCTGTTCTCAAACAACGGCGGTTTATTGCTCCCACGTGGAACGGTATTGTCTCCTAAACAACTGGAAAGTCTGAAATCACTCTCCCTTGCCAACCCGATCTCTGATCGAATCTTTGTCGAACCAGAGATGACAACAGACGAAACCATTTCTGTCCCTGCAGAAACTCCCCTGAATACTCCAGTTCATGTTTAA
- a CDS encoding response regulator, whose translation MSQSILLVDDEPILLKCVRRLMRPLEKKGIIVWTSTSAEEAVELLKKHSIDVVVTDENMVGMSGTELLAWISENSPNTKRIVLTGDISVSIAMRAINHAGVDAYLTKPFNNAELLDAVLSALHSKDRESRVQAIRESILHDLTDKAEEQIIQESTTS comes from the coding sequence ATGAGTCAATCCATTCTTTTAGTCGATGACGAACCAATCCTGCTGAAATGTGTTCGACGATTAATGCGACCTTTGGAAAAAAAAGGCATCATCGTCTGGACCAGCACCTCGGCAGAAGAAGCCGTTGAATTGCTGAAAAAACACAGTATAGATGTCGTCGTAACCGACGAAAATATGGTAGGAATGTCCGGCACAGAATTACTGGCCTGGATCTCAGAAAATTCACCCAATACGAAACGAATTGTTTTAACAGGTGATATTTCAGTCTCGATTGCAATGCGTGCCATCAACCATGCAGGTGTAGACGCGTATTTAACAAAACCATTTAACAACGCAGAATTACTCGATGCAGTACTCAGTGCACTGCACTCAAAAGATCGAGAATCCCGCGTTCAAGCAATTCGAGAATCTATTTTGCATGATCTGACAGACAAAGCGGAAGAACAAATCATTCAGGAGAGCACTACATCTTGA
- a CDS encoding pentapeptide repeat-containing protein produces the protein MSDPEHVKIVRQGTEALTKWQAENPETALDLSGANLGGVELSGANLHEANLSEANLFHTNLKKANLSKSNLSKANLFHADLSEANLRYANLSEANLHDANLGQANLLSADLSRAQMFNAEFIDANLLNVNLSQANMKMAIFKMAILREANLCEANLSKADLSWCDLSGSNLTKADLNSANLSDADLSWCNLTAAKLNETNFTGATLNAADLSLALLQGTILESVELTNVIVDARTYFSGCKFNKKSDATGTALRTARFNPITDLSYLEWNMRRQMWEQKYQEMPAVKRWAIQAFWWTSDYGNSTQRILGCIVGFAFLFAMIYSSSILLDDYIISSEFPFVELPDKLVGASIFMRMYSCLYFSCVTMTTLGFGDIHANPLSVTGQALVMLEVLIGYILLGSLITRLSVSFTSVE, from the coding sequence ATGTCTGATCCTGAACATGTGAAAATTGTCAGGCAGGGAACGGAAGCGTTGACAAAGTGGCAGGCTGAAAATCCGGAAACAGCACTCGATTTGAGTGGGGCTAATTTAGGTGGCGTGGAATTGAGTGGGGCCAATCTACATGAAGCCAATTTATCCGAAGCAAATCTGTTTCATACAAATCTGAAGAAAGCCAATTTAAGTAAGTCTAATCTGAGCAAAGCGAACCTGTTTCATGCTGATTTAAGTGAAGCAAATTTACGATATGCGAATCTGAGTGAAGCGAATTTACATGATGCGAATTTGGGCCAGGCAAATTTGTTAAGTGCTGACTTAAGCAGAGCTCAGATGTTTAATGCCGAATTTATAGACGCCAATTTACTCAATGTCAATTTAAGCCAGGCCAATATGAAGATGGCGATTTTCAAGATGGCGATCTTACGGGAAGCCAATCTGTGTGAAGCCAATCTGAGTAAGGCTGATTTGAGCTGGTGTGATTTGAGCGGTTCGAACCTGACAAAAGCAGATTTGAATTCAGCAAATTTGAGCGATGCGGATTTGAGTTGGTGCAATCTGACTGCGGCAAAACTCAATGAAACCAATTTCACAGGAGCAACATTAAATGCAGCCGATCTCTCACTGGCTCTATTGCAAGGAACTATTCTGGAATCGGTTGAACTGACGAACGTAATTGTGGACGCCAGAACCTATTTCAGCGGGTGTAAATTTAATAAAAAATCTGATGCAACAGGTACGGCGTTACGTACTGCCCGGTTCAATCCGATTACCGATTTGAGTTATCTCGAATGGAATATGCGCCGTCAAATGTGGGAACAGAAATACCAGGAAATGCCTGCTGTAAAGCGGTGGGCGATTCAGGCTTTCTGGTGGACTTCGGATTATGGGAATTCAACGCAACGCATTCTAGGCTGTATTGTCGGGTTTGCTTTCCTGTTTGCGATGATTTACAGCAGTTCCATCTTGCTGGATGACTATATTATTTCTTCCGAATTTCCGTTTGTGGAACTTCCCGATAAGCTGGTTGGCGCCAGCATCTTTATGCGCATGTATTCTTGCCTGTATTTTTCCTGCGTCACCATGACCACATTGGGGTTTGGCGATATTCATGCGAATCCGCTGAGTGTGACCGGCCAGGCACTGGTGATGCTGGAAGTCCTGATCGGCTATATTCTGCTGGGCTCTTTGATTACCAGATTAAGTGTCAGCTTTACTTCAGTGGAATGA
- a CDS encoding PQQ-binding-like beta-propeller repeat protein: MPVRILSAFTLLFFGSMFAKAEDWPQWLGPDRTSTWNASGIVESFPKEGLKVEWRVPVGLGYSGPAVVDDKVYVMDYVKKSGKVENNPGGPSKIDGDERIQCLSADTGKVIWDYKYDCPYNISYAAGPRCTPTVADGKVYALGAEGNLVCLDANDGKVIWSKDFKTDYQAKTPFWGHSASPLVDGDTLYCLVGGKDSLAVALNKDTGEELWRALDNAEIGYCPPTMITHNGTKQLLIWHPTSLNSLNPETGKVFWSIPLKPQYNMSVTVPRQHGNFLYVSGIGDEAAWIELKSNPKPAAEIVWKGKTREALFCCNSTPFIEGDTIYGSDIQSGDFIAVNLKDGKRLWATKKVTKAGRRDRHATAFIVKHNDKYFLFTEKGDLVLADLSPDGYKEISRFHVLEPTNEAFGRPVVWSHPAFANQSLFARNDKELVRVSLKK, encoded by the coding sequence ATGCCCGTTCGAATCCTCTCTGCCTTCACACTGCTGTTTTTCGGATCTATGTTCGCGAAAGCCGAGGATTGGCCCCAATGGCTGGGCCCAGATCGTACCAGTACCTGGAATGCATCGGGCATTGTAGAATCGTTCCCCAAAGAAGGACTCAAAGTTGAATGGCGGGTTCCGGTAGGACTGGGATACAGCGGCCCGGCTGTCGTTGATGATAAAGTCTACGTGATGGACTACGTCAAAAAATCAGGCAAGGTCGAAAACAACCCTGGTGGCCCCTCTAAAATTGATGGGGACGAAAGAATCCAGTGTCTCTCCGCTGACACAGGAAAAGTGATCTGGGATTACAAATACGATTGTCCCTATAACATCTCCTACGCAGCAGGCCCCCGTTGTACGCCCACCGTTGCAGACGGCAAAGTCTACGCACTGGGAGCGGAAGGAAACCTGGTCTGCCTGGACGCAAACGATGGCAAAGTCATCTGGAGCAAAGATTTTAAAACTGACTATCAGGCAAAAACCCCCTTCTGGGGACACTCTGCCAGCCCGCTGGTTGATGGCGACACTCTGTACTGTCTTGTGGGCGGCAAAGATTCGCTCGCGGTCGCTTTGAATAAAGACACCGGCGAAGAACTCTGGAGAGCCCTCGATAATGCAGAAATCGGTTACTGCCCCCCCACTATGATCACACACAATGGCACAAAACAACTTTTGATCTGGCATCCCACATCATTGAATTCACTGAACCCGGAAACAGGCAAAGTCTTCTGGTCGATTCCACTCAAACCGCAATACAATATGTCTGTCACCGTCCCCCGCCAACATGGCAATTTCCTCTACGTTTCCGGTATTGGTGATGAAGCCGCTTGGATTGAACTCAAAAGCAATCCCAAGCCTGCCGCCGAAATTGTCTGGAAAGGCAAAACCCGAGAGGCGTTGTTCTGCTGTAACAGTACCCCCTTTATTGAGGGCGATACCATCTACGGCAGCGACATTCAATCAGGTGATTTTATCGCCGTCAACCTGAAAGACGGCAAACGTCTCTGGGCAACCAAAAAAGTGACAAAAGCGGGCCGCCGCGATCGCCATGCGACCGCGTTCATCGTCAAGCACAATGACAAGTACTTCCTGTTCACGGAAAAAGGAGATCTGGTTCTCGCCGATCTGTCTCCCGACGGCTACAAAGAGATCAGCCGCTTCCACGTCCTCGAACCGACCAACGAAGCCTTCGGCCGCCCTGTCGTCTGGAGCCATCCCGCTTTTGCCAATCAATCTCTCTTCGCCCGCAACGACAAAGAACTCGTCCGCGTGAGCTTGAAGAAATAG